From Pseudodesulfovibrio nedwellii:
CCTCCGCCGGGTCCGAGATCGAGGACATGATCGGACGCCATGATAACGTCGGTGTTGTGCTCGATAACGATGACAGTGGCGTTCTTGTCGACAAGAGCATGAAGAACACGGATGAGCTTGCCGACCTCGTGCATGTGTAGACCGGTGGTCGGCTCGTCGAGAATGTAGAGCGCACCGGGCAGCTTGCGCTTGCCAAGCTCGCGGGAGATTTTGATGCGCTGCGCTTCACCGCCGGAAAGCGTTGTGGCGGGCTGGCCAAGCTTGAGATATTCGAGACCGACCTGGGCGAGCACGTCGAGCTTGCGCATGAGGGAGGGATGGTTGGCAAAGAATTCACGGGCCTGACGCACGGTCATGTTGAGCACGTCGGCGATGTTCTTGCCCTTGTACTCCACTTCAAGCGTCTGGGCGTTGTACCGCTTACCTTTGCAGGCTTCGCAGGTGACGTACACGTCGGGTAGGAAATGCATTTCGACGCGGATTTGGCCGTCCCCCTTACAGGCTTCACACCGCCCACCCTTGACGTTGAAAGAGAATCGTCCGGGCTGATAGCCGCGTGTACGCGCTTCTTTTGAACCAGCGAAGATTTTGCGAATCTCGTCGAAGATTTTGGTGTAGGTGGCAGGATTGGAACGCGGCGTCCGACCAATGGGCGTCTGGTCGATGGAAATGACTTTTTCGATCTTTTCAAGGCCGTCGATACCGCCGATTTTGCCGGGGTTGTTGGCTTTCTGCCCACGATGCAGCAGCAGATGCTTGTACATGGAGTCCATGACGAGGGAGGACTTGCCCGAACCGGATACGCCGGTCACACAGGTCATGACGCCAAGCGGAATTTCCACATCAAGATTCTTGAGATTGTTGGTCTGCACACTGCGGAGGGTGATGAATTCCTTGGCCTTGCGACGGGATTCGGGCGGCTCGATAAACATGTCGCCACGCAAATATTTGCCGGTCAGGGAATCCGCTGTGAGCAACTTGTCCACAGGACCTTGATACACGATTTCGCCACCAAGCCAGCCCGAACTGGGGCCGATTTCGATGACGTGATCCGCTTCGCGAATGGTCTCCTCGTCATGCTCGACCACGAGCACGGTGTTGCCCCGGCGTTGCAGGGAGCGAAGCGTGTCGAGAAGCCGCTGATTATCGCGAGGATGCAAGCCGATGGACGGTTCATCGAGAACATATGTTACGCCGACCAGCCCGGAACCAAGCTGAGAGGCAAGACGAATCCGCTGGGCTTCGCCGCCGGACAGGGTGCCCATGTTTCGACCAAGCGACAAGTATTCAAGGCCTACGTTGACCATAAAGCCGAGTTTGTGGGTCAGTTCCTTGAGTAATGGTTCGGAAATAAGTGTGTCGTGACCATCAAATTCCAATTCGTTTAACCAGTCGAGCGCACGTTGAATGGACATGGACGCGAACTCGTACATATTTTTGTCTGCGACACGCACAGCAAGGGCTTCTGGTTTGAGGCGTGCACCTTTGCAATCAGGACATGGTCGCGACTGCTGAAACCGGGCAGTCCAATGATCCCATATGCCGGACTGCATCTGGCCGTATTCAAGAATGGGAACGATCCCCTGCCAATTGACCTTGGGGTTGCCGTAAAACAAATCATCCCACGCTTCGGCTGAAAAATCAGATAATGGAGAATCCAAAGTGATGCCGTGTATTTTACACAGCGCCTTGAGCTTCGGCCCGTATTGTTCCTGCCGGTAGGCGGACTTCCACGGGATCACACCGCCTTCGTTCAGGGAAAGTCCCTTGTTGGGTGCAATGAGGTCAGGCTCAAAATATTCGACAGTGCCGATACCGTTGCAAGTGGGACACGCCCCCTGCGGCGAGTTGAAGGAAAAGAGTTGCGGGGTCAATCGCGGTAAGGAAATTTTGCAGGACGGACAGGTCGACAACGTAGACATAGGGATGTCGCCAGAATTATCGCCACCAACCACGGCCACGGTTAAACGCTCATCGCCACGCTCAAGAGCCAGCTCCACGGAATCCGTGAGTCGTTTTTTGATGCCGTCTTTGATGACAAGCCGGTCCACAACCAGATCAATGGTGTGCTTCTTGTGCTTTTCAAGCTCCGGCACGTCGTCGAGGGTGTACATTTGCCCACCGATTCGCACTCGCACAAAGCCTTCTTTCTTGAGCTTGGCGAACAAGTCCTTGTGTGTACCTTTCTGATGCTCAATCAGTGGAGCCAGCAACATAAACTTGGTGCCCTGCTCCATGGCGAGGATGGTCTGCACGATCTCATCTGTGGTCTGGGCCGCGATAGCCTTGCCACACTTGGGACAATAAAATTTGCCGAGTCGTGCGTAGAATACTCGCAGAAAATCATAAACCTCGGTCACAGTGCCGACCGTAGAACGCGGGTTGCGCGTGGCGGTTTGCTGTTCCAAGGATATTGCCGGGGACAATCCCTCGACCTTGTCAACATCCGGCTTGTCCATTTGGGGCAAAAACTGGCGAGCGTATGCGGACAGGGATTCGACATACCTCCGCTGTCCTTCGGCATAGACGATGTCGAAGGCAAGCGTGGATTTGCCCGAGCCTGACGGACCACACACCACGACCAACTGATCGCGGGGGATGTCCAAAGTCAGGTCCTTGAGATTATGATGCCGGGCGCCTTCTATATGAATGAATTTCTTATCTGCTGATTGAGTCATTGACCGAGAGTAACCATTCCTGAATAGAAGGCAAGCCGGAAGGGGAAAATGATGGGAATGGTCAAATTGCACATTGACTTTCGACACAACGGTCACACTCTAATTCAGATACTAGACTTTTCAAGGAGGGATTTGAATGACCAAACCAATGAATGATCTGCCTATGGATACAAAAAACCGGGATTGCACCTGTGGTGGTCCACCGGAATTCATAGAAACGACTTGTCCCAAGTGCGGCGAGAAGGGTGTGCGCGTCAAATCTGGTACTGTACGATATCTGCTTGATGACGAGCATCGCATTGCTGTTACGGATAAAATATATGGGCTGTGTCTTACACCTGATTGTGCTGTGTCATGGTATGCTCAGGGTGGTTCTCATTTCTTTACCACTGACCAGACAGCCACACCGATTTGGACCAAAGCTGACGTTGATCCGATCATGGCCTGTTATTGTAATGAGATCACCAAAAACATGGTTTTTGATGCAGTAAAAACCAACGGTTTGAACGACATGCAAGATATTATTGAGCATTACCGTGGCAAAATGAAATCCATGTGTGCCGTAAAAAATCCTATGGGGAAATGCTGCTCCGAATCATTTAATACTATGATTAAGGAAGCTCAAAAAAATATATAGCACACATTGTATATCAACAAAATGTGATTTGATTTCAGACCAAACTGACAGACATAAAACTATAATTCAAAGGTTTACAGCCATCGCATTGGAGTGTATCTATTCCCGGAAGAAAAGCCAAACCCGTTGCGAAACGGGGACGGAAAGCCACGGGTCTCATTGAGACCGCCGGGTTGTCAAAGCCATACTCCATGAATCCACTTGATACGGTCTCTGATTGCTTTGGCTTCCCCGCTTTCCCAAGGGAAAAAGAATGCAGGACGCAACAGCGACTGGGATCGAAAACGAAGAATCCCACAAAATATCAGCGAACAATGTTTTTAAAGTGTCGCCATACATGGTCATCCCTTCCAGGGTCGGCGGTTTCTCGTTGTACCTGAAGCAGGATAAAAACTTTGTGCTGTATGCGGAAAAGGGCGTCCTGTTTACCGAGGAGCACACCAAGCGTCTCATTATGCTTGATGTAAAACATCTGTACGTCAAAGCCTCAGACTATGCCTTTTATACGAGTTACCTTCAGGATAATATCATGGAGGTGCTGGAAGATGAAGCCATCCCATTGTCCGAAAGAGCCAGGGCATGGAACGACGCCACCGTGGCCATTGCCAAATCAGCTTTTGATCGATCTTTGCCTGCCCCTGTAGACAAGCGGCAATTCAAACGCATTAAGTCTCTCATCTCCAACTCTCTCACATTTCTAACCCGCGACGATGCTTTGCGTGAACTGTCTCGATTCATCAGAGAAGGGGACAGCCTGTACCGCCACGGCATTGCCGTCATGGTCCTGACCATTGTTACCCTCGCCACGTTCATGAAAGATGAGCACGACATATTGGTGGCCGTCGGTCTGGGAGCCATGCTCCACGACATAGGCAAACTGGAACTGCCCCAGAATATCTTCGTCAACAGGTACGAGACTCTTAACCGTGAAGGCAAAGATCTCGTACGTTCGCATCCTGCGCTTGGTGTAGGCTACTGTTCTTCGCTCCCGCTGCCGCAGGAAACTTTGCAGTGTATTCTTTTCCACCACGAACGGGAAGACGGAACAGGGTATCCCTCCGGCTCAACAGGAAATTTTCTTCCAGACTATGTTAAGGTCCTGACCATGTGTAATCTGTATGACAACCTAGTCACCGGGAAATATGGCCGGAAAAAAACGCCTTTCGAAGCGTTGACGCACATCCGATCCATGCGAAGTGCCTTTGATCAGAAAATGCTCAAACGATTGATTTCAGTGCTTGCCACGTCTGACTTGGCCTAAAAGTATTGATCTGCACGGTATTGCCTTTTTTACAGGCTGACGCTAGACAACGTCCATGAAGAAGAGTTCACGCAATCGCCCCAGAAAAAGAATTTGTCCGCCTCCGCCACAAACGTCGGCGCGTACTTATGTTCGTATTAACACCGCAGATATCGGCATGTTCCGTTTTCTGCTGGAAGGATACGACAACCTCGGGATTTTTACAGTAGTAAATAAATTCAAGGGAATTCTGCTGTTACGATACAGCCCACACCTTAAGCGTGAAGTGAAGGTCTTCTTGAAAGCTGCTGCGACAGAAATGAAATTGGAGATTCTTCCCCATTTATAGAAGTACATTTCGAGCAGAGTACCTGAAGAAGCGGTGGGCAATCCTGATGGAGAGAAAATATAATGATGGTCGCCTAAGGGCGGCCTTTTTTATTGGGAGAAACGCCTTTGGCGACAGTTATTATTGGATGCTGAAGACTTAACTTTTCCATGTACTACGCGGTCGGCGGATCTTTTTGGCAGAGCTACCCCAAAAGAACTCAAAAAATCGGCTTATGTATTTGGTTGCCTGGTGATCGGCGGCGAGAATCTGATCAACGCGTGCAGTTTTTGGAATCGCGTTTTTTTGCTGCGCTCCAGTGCAAGTCCTAACGGGACGCTGCTGTTGTGCGCTGTCAGCTTCTAGGTTTTTCGATCAAGGACTGGTTGGGCATCTTTGAAAATAACGAAACAAAGCCCCGCTTGAAGTAAATTCAAGCGGGGCTTTGTTTTAATCTTGCTTCGCAAGAGGTAGGCAATCTCTAGTCAAAGAGTTTTTCCGCCTCTTCATATACATATCGCATGTACATCATCTTGGGAGAACCACCCATGGCAACGGCCAAGAGGCCTGCATCGATGATCTCATCCTTGGTTGCGCCGTGCGTGGCCGCATTCTGAACGTGCAGTGAAATACACATGTCGCACTGGGACAGGATGGAGCAGGCAATCAGAATCAGGGACTGATATTTGTCCTCGATGGCACTGCCCTTTTTGATGGTGGCGGTGAACCCCTGGTAGGCCTTGAAGACATCCCGGCGGTTTTTGTTCATCTGTCGGAAGAGATCGGTAGCTTTTTCAGCAGGTTCTTTCATTCCATACTCCTTTAATAATACAGCGCCGGTCCAAGAGAACATCTCTTGGGCCGGGCGCTATGAGAGGGAGAGAGTCCCGATTGGGTTAGACGTTGGGTACATCCAAAAAAAACGCCTGTAAAGCGGAAAAATGACGTTTTTTTTGCTGTTTTGGC
This genomic window contains:
- a CDS encoding HD-GYP domain-containing protein, which produces MQDATATGIENEESHKISANNVFKVSPYMVIPSRVGGFSLYLKQDKNFVLYAEKGVLFTEEHTKRLIMLDVKHLYVKASDYAFYTSYLQDNIMEVLEDEAIPLSERARAWNDATVAIAKSAFDRSLPAPVDKRQFKRIKSLISNSLTFLTRDDALRELSRFIREGDSLYRHGIAVMVLTIVTLATFMKDEHDILVAVGLGAMLHDIGKLELPQNIFVNRYETLNREGKDLVRSHPALGVGYCSSLPLPQETLQCILFHHEREDGTGYPSGSTGNFLPDYVKVLTMCNLYDNLVTGKYGRKKTPFEALTHIRSMRSAFDQKMLKRLISVLATSDLA
- the uvrA gene encoding excinuclease ABC subunit UvrA; translation: MTQSADKKFIHIEGARHHNLKDLTLDIPRDQLVVVCGPSGSGKSTLAFDIVYAEGQRRYVESLSAYARQFLPQMDKPDVDKVEGLSPAISLEQQTATRNPRSTVGTVTEVYDFLRVFYARLGKFYCPKCGKAIAAQTTDEIVQTILAMEQGTKFMLLAPLIEHQKGTHKDLFAKLKKEGFVRVRIGGQMYTLDDVPELEKHKKHTIDLVVDRLVIKDGIKKRLTDSVELALERGDERLTVAVVGGDNSGDIPMSTLSTCPSCKISLPRLTPQLFSFNSPQGACPTCNGIGTVEYFEPDLIAPNKGLSLNEGGVIPWKSAYRQEQYGPKLKALCKIHGITLDSPLSDFSAEAWDDLFYGNPKVNWQGIVPILEYGQMQSGIWDHWTARFQQSRPCPDCKGARLKPEALAVRVADKNMYEFASMSIQRALDWLNELEFDGHDTLISEPLLKELTHKLGFMVNVGLEYLSLGRNMGTLSGGEAQRIRLASQLGSGLVGVTYVLDEPSIGLHPRDNQRLLDTLRSLQRRGNTVLVVEHDEETIREADHVIEIGPSSGWLGGEIVYQGPVDKLLTADSLTGKYLRGDMFIEPPESRRKAKEFITLRSVQTNNLKNLDVEIPLGVMTCVTGVSGSGKSSLVMDSMYKHLLLHRGQKANNPGKIGGIDGLEKIEKVISIDQTPIGRTPRSNPATYTKIFDEIRKIFAGSKEARTRGYQPGRFSFNVKGGRCEACKGDGQIRVEMHFLPDVYVTCEACKGKRYNAQTLEVEYKGKNIADVLNMTVRQAREFFANHPSLMRKLDVLAQVGLEYLKLGQPATTLSGGEAQRIKISRELGKRKLPGALYILDEPTTGLHMHEVGKLIRVLHALVDKNATVIVIEHNTDVIMASDHVLDLGPGGGEHGGQIVASGTPEEILANPDSATGQFLK
- a CDS encoding carboxymuconolactone decarboxylase family protein encodes the protein MKEPAEKATDLFRQMNKNRRDVFKAYQGFTATIKKGSAIEDKYQSLILIACSILSQCDMCISLHVQNAATHGATKDEIIDAGLLAVAMGGSPKMMYMRYVYEEAEKLFD
- a CDS encoding DUF4911 domain-containing protein, with the protein product MKKSSRNRPRKRICPPPPQTSARTYVRINTADIGMFRFLLEGYDNLGIFTVVNKFKGILLLRYSPHLKREVKVFLKAAATEMKLEILPHL